Proteins from one Malaya genurostris strain Urasoe2022 chromosome 2, Malgen_1.1, whole genome shotgun sequence genomic window:
- the LOC131427841 gene encoding dynein regulatory complex protein 9-like, translated as MESWDPVDLSFVCVAVERALTRLKILNINPTNDDLLDPTGTYSIGSLLNQKISSLEDIGLLRVKSIRQREERIKREPRRSSISFHHSKLLREVKSLEEQLATLGENLHDLQEQVYARKQLEVAKNRLVDKWEEARYEQQLQSLNIRTDEFREQTNQQLLAIESALDAARKIDLYYSEQLTNIGNAINDWMERFEREKETIDARTQKARARKRHWEEMQATVEQRKAEITELEKIEMQYIKDAEHKKLCQKYAVKLQAWWRGVMVRRGLGKTGKGKKGKKGKKGKKGAKAKGKRNKK; from the exons ATGGAGTCGTGGGACCCGGTTGATCTGTCATTCGTGTGTGTTGCAGTAGAACGTGCCCTGACCAGGCTGAAAATTCTCAATATTAATCCCACCAACGATGATCTGCTTGATCCGACCGGCACCTACAGCATCGGAAGCCTCCTGAATCAGAAAATTTCATCACTTGAAGACATAGGCTTACTCAGGGTAAAATCGATCCGTCAGAGAGAAGAACGAATCAAACGTGAACCTCGTCGTTCCTCAATTAGTTTCCATCATTCCAAACTGTTGCGAGAAGTAAAATCCTTGGAAGAACAGTTGGCTACCTTGGGCGAAAATCTTCACGACTTACAAGAACAGGTTTAT GCACGAAAACAACTGGAAGTTGCCAAAAATCGTTTGGTTGACAAATGGGAAGAAGCTCGCTACGAACAGCAGCTTCAATCGTTGAACATTCGAACGGATGAGTTCCGGGAACAAACGAACCAACAACTGCTGGCTATTGAGTCTGCACTGGATGCCGCACGGAAGATAGATCTGTACTACAGCGAACAGTTGACCAATATCGGAAATGCCATCAACGATTGGATGGAACGTTTCGAGCGGGAAAAGGAAACGATCGATGCTCGCACCCAGAAAGCTCGGGCCCGTAAAAGACACTGGGAGGAAATGCAAGCAACTGTCGAGCAACGGAAGGCAGAAATTACAGAGCTGGAGAAAATTGAAATGCAATACATCAAGGATGCAGAACACAAGAAACTGTGTCAGAAATATGCCGTAAAATTACAG gcttggtggcGTGGAGTCATGGTTCGCCGAGGGCTTGGCAAAACCGGTAAAGGGAAAAAGGGTAAGAAAGGgaaaaaaggcaaaaagggaGCGAAGGCCAAAGGTAAAAGGAATAAGAAGTAA